CTCCTGCCAGAGCATCGGCCGCCGGCAGTCCGGGTCCGTGGCACCTTCCATTCCAACCTCATCCCCGTAATAAATCATTGGCAGGCCTATATAGGTCATCTGGAAAAAGACAGCCAGCTTCATCCGGCTCATCGCCGTAGCTTCCCGGTCCCAGCCCCGGCCCCCCTCCTTGCAGGCGGTCAGGAAACGCAGCGTATCGTGACTGCCCAGCAGCTGGAACATCGCCGAATTGGCCTGATCATTGTACAAGGCCTCCTGATGCAGCAGTTGCTCCATGAACCGGGCCGGACCCGCCGACTGCGCTGCAAAAAACTCCAGCATCGCATCCCGCAGCAGGTAATTCATGCCGCCGTCGAACTGATCTCCCCGCAGCCAGGGCCCGGAAGCATGCATAATCTCGCCGATCAGCAGCAGGTCCGGGAATTCCGCCTTCAGCTCCCGCCGCAGTCTGGTCCAGAAGGCCGGAGTCACCTCGTTGGCCACATCCAGCCTCCAGCCGTCGATCCCCGCTTCCCGCACCCAATACCTGGCTACATCTATCATATAATCCGCTACCTCGGGATGATCCATATTCAGCTTCGGCATACTGGCCTCCGCCTTGGCGAAGGTCTCGTAGTCAGGAGCCGGCGCCCCGCCGACCGGGAAGGAATGGATGAAGAACCAGTCCTTGTAGCGCGAGGCCTCCCCGTGCTCCAGTACATCCCGGAAGGCAAAAAAAGTATCACCGGAATGGTTAAAGACCGCATCCAGCAGAACCTTCATCCCCAGCCGGTGAGCAGTCCCGACAAGCGTCTTCAGATCGTCAAGCGTCCCGAATCCAAGGTCTACTTTATAGTAATCGGAAGTATTGTACTTATGCCCGGAAGGCGATTCAAAGATAGGTGTCATATAAATAGCACTCACGCCAAGCTGCTGCAAGTATGTAAGCTTGTCTGTGATGCCTTGAAGCGTCCCCTGATGGTAGCTCTCAGGGTAAATCTCATAGACTACCGCATCTGAACTCCAGGCAGG
This genomic interval from Paenibacillus sp. FSL H8-0332 contains the following:
- a CDS encoding alpha amylase N-terminal ig-like domain-containing protein produces the protein MLNRLFVYHTAEDPFAFPAGPRLLKLRLFVQSGQNLSCTVVHADRYDSPGHELPQEMERIGCAGAYDIHEALVPAETGKCRYLFHIGNPAGGYTWYGERGISENREQAGAFQYAYIHRPQAIALPAWSSDAVVYEIYPESYHQGTLQGITDKLTYLQQLGVSAIYMTPIFESPSGHKYNTSDYYKVDLGFGTLDDLKTLVGTAHRLGMKVLLDAVFNHSGDTFFAFRDVLEHGEASRYKDWFFIHSFPVGGAPAPDYETFAKAEASMPKLNMDHPEVADYMIDVARYWVREAGIDGWRLDVANEVTPAFWTRLRRELKAEFPDLLLIGEIMHASGPWLRGDQFDGGMNYLLRDAMLEFFAAQSAGPARFMEQLLHQEALYNDQANSAMFQLLGSHDTLRFLTACKEGGRGWDREATAMSRMKLAVFFQMTYIGLPMIYYGDEVGMEGATDPDCRRPMLWQEQNQHTGLLDWYKRLISLRTEHEVLRRGAFRPWFTDETRGVLGYVRRSEQDRMGLIINNSPNRYHLELTSFRSDKNVLTELLSGLTLRSSSKILVDIEPFGCLMLH